The proteins below are encoded in one region of Belonocnema kinseyi isolate 2016_QV_RU_SX_M_011 chromosome 5, B_treatae_v1, whole genome shotgun sequence:
- the LOC117173397 gene encoding regulator of G-protein signaling 7, whose amino-acid sequence MESIVEKMMDESNGVPVKTVKSFISKIPAVFTGTDLITWMMKNMDIDDQEALHVAHLMASHGYFFPIDDHCLTVKNDNTFYRFQTPYFWPSNCWEPENTDYAVYLCKRTMQNKTRLELADYEAENLARLQKMFSRKWEFIAMQAEAQSKVDKKRDKLERKVLDSQERAFWDVHRPMPGCVNTTELDIKKACRSHKPLVKASKHLQLGLAGGRISPPRTNSMLKQSAESLQRDVDILKQRLDRRIIKISKVADALIGYFEQYAEYDPFFTQPELTNPWVSDSMEMWEQDKMGELPVRRVRRWAFGLNELLQDPVGREQFERFLEKEFSGENLKFWESVQELKTLPQRIVEARVKEIWEEYLGKEASCPINVDSRSLESTRRNVEKPDRWSFDVAAAHVYHLMKSDSYSRYLRSEMYKDYISGSKKKTSVKGIRSIVSFTGRKDTATS is encoded by the exons ATGGAATCGATTGTCGAGAAAATGATGGATGAATCCAACGGTGTGCCAGTGAAGACAGTTAAAAGTTTTATCAGCAAAATTCCCGCCGTTTTTACAG GAACTGATTTGATAACGTGGATGATGAAGAATATGGACATCGACGATCAAG AGGCTCTCCACGTCGCACATCTTATGGCATCCCATGGATACTTTTTCCCCATAGACGACCACTGTTTGACGGTAAAGAATGACAACACCTTTTATAGGTTCCAAACTCCATATTTCTGGCCCTCGAATTGCTGGGAGCCAGAAAATACAGATTATg CTGTATATTTGTGCAAACGAACAATGCAAAACAAAACTCGATTAGAGCTCGCAGACTACGAGGCTGAGAATCTAGCAAGGCTGCAAAAAATGTTCTCCAGGAAGTGGGAGTTTATCGCGATGCAAGCTGAAGCCCAGAGCAAAGTCGATAAGAAGAGAGACAAGTTGGAGAGAAAAGTGCTCGATAGTCAGGAAAGAGCTTTTTGGGATGTTCATCGACCAATG CCTGGTTGTGTCAATACAACAGAACTCGACATAAAGAAGGCATGTCGTAGCCACAAACCTCTTGTTAAAGCCAGTAAGCATTTACAGCTGGGATTAGCAGGTGGAAGAATTTCTCCTCCTCGTACAAATTCTATGTTGAAGCAGTCGGCTGAATCTTTACAAAGGGATGTTGATATCTTGAAACAAAGACTTGATCGACGaattatcaaaatttcgaaagttgCAGATGC GCTTATAGGCTACTTCGAACAATACGCAGAGTACGATCCATTTTTCACACAACCAGAACTGACAAACCCTTGGGTCTCTGATAGTATGGAAATGTGGGAACAAGACAAAATGGG CGAATTGCCAGTGAGGAGAGTCAGAAGATGGGCTTTTGGACTTAATGAACTGCTTCAAGATCCTGTCGGCAGGGAACAATTTGAACGATTCTTGGAAAAAGAATTTAGCGGGGAGAATCTCAA ATTCTGGGAATCCGTTCAGGAATTAAAAACTTTACCACAGCGAATTGTCGAAGCAAGAGTCAAGGAAATTTGGGAAGAATACCTGGGTAAGGAAGCAAGTTGTCCAATTAACGTTGATTCTCGATCTTTAGAAAGTACAAGAAGGAACGTAGAAAAGCCGGATCGTTGGTCATTTGATGTCGCAGCC GCTCACGTCTACCATTTAATGAAAAGTGATTCCTACTCAAGATACCTGCGATCGGAAATGTACAAGGACTATATCAGTGGATCCAAAAAGAAG ACCTCAGTGAAAGGAATTCGATCCATTGTCTCTTTCACCGGCAGGAAAGACACGGCAActtcttaa